GTGTTCATTTTGAAAGACTTTTctttttacaagaaaataactcGGAACAATCTGATCCACCTCTATTGAATGAAAGAACTTCAAAATCCACATTTTAtcagaaataacaaaataaacctcCACACATTCCTCTCTCCGTTCTTTTATGGGCCTCCATTCAAAGTGTAATTACTTCCAGGCTTGGTACTGAGTTCAGGTAGTAAAactaaacaatgttaaagatcCCTGGGTTTTGCAttctttttattaaaaaaaataaccttTCAACTACTGCCAGTTAAGATTTGCTGTTTCTTTCATGTCCCATACTGCCAAACATTTGCACTGGCCACTTCTGTTGGTATCCCTTCTGACTCTTCGTTATCAAGATCTATCTCTGACAGATAAAAACTCAAAAGCTTATTTTGCAACTAGCAAATCAGTTACTTTATACACAGGAGCTAATTATCACTACTTCTGCTAAATGTAGAAAcagaggaaacaatcaagattgtGAATAATCTGCTTGAGAATGAAGGTGTACttggaaataattaaaatatacagcaATGTAAAGATGCAGTAAGTAAGATGTAAGataatgcagtttaatgtctcaatgtactctgaaattaaaacatagaacaaataaacaattgtagctaaaaaaataaatcatggaattgttttgtttaacaaaacataaccccttaagctgacgaacccctctggtaccttaAATGGGCACCAAATctatgtgcttctctttaatcccatgtgtactcttcactgttgtgttgtttgacaAGTGTTTgctatcccatgaaagctgagactctcagctttctaacgatgtgaagcattctctgatgtgaaaaaatagtttttttatacTTCCCCCCCACCATAgaacataaaattaaaaaaaaaaaaaaaaaatatatatatatatatatatatatatatatattggagtaatcgttaggttgttctgaacaagacaagcctatttgcaaagaaatctgatcaaaactgagtgatctgtgaccatctgaatgagacccccccccgAAGCAGACTGTCTGTTTACCCCCACAGGCACAGAATGATGGCGGGCGACAGGGAAACTGTAAgtcagatgtgtttgagaatgaaacgcgcttGTAGCCTAGAGAATAAGCTTTCTAATGAtttgcgcattgtaggaatacagtgtgacttctatgcacaggagctgtgcataacactgccaaataatgcttaagtgggtgtagtaacacagtatataactctgaattgtacattctttttcagtttttggtaacctaaacttttttttaacctctgtcagtttactgcttacctttgtaccatttcaggttattcactggacttgaactacttaaatttcaatacaaactggaaaaattggggtgttctaaaacttttgaccagtagtgtactatattatatatcTCAGGAAGGTTCTTGGATGAATGACAATATTAGAGAAACAGAGCAACCAAGATATGATGCTTCGTTGATAGAcaggacatttccaagataTCATCTTTTTAATGGGATCCTCGGGTAGTAATGATCAGGATATTTTCTCTTTGTTAAATGATTGCTTAGGGTTTTGGAGACTTTCAGTCTTAAttaaatctatatatatctgCATGGTGAATGCATGATCTATTCATTCtcttaatttgtaatgtatattaattgctgttttattaGATTGTCCCCCAATAAATAAGTGGTGTCCATCTAGAACTGCATCTCTGTGAAGATAAGCACTCTTATTGCTCTGCATTTTTGTATCTACTTTCCTGGAGATTTTCTATTCAAGGAATATTTTAACTAATAAAATGTGAGCTAAGAAAGTAATGATAAACTCTCCAAAATCTGTGAATTGTGGTTGGTGTTAGTAGGGAAGgcagagaaaagaaagacagcTGAGAGAGTTATATGAAGATAAAGCTTTAATAAAGAAAGAAGGTTTTCAAACAGTTACAAGGGGGAGAAAGCCaacaaagtgagagagagagagagagagagagagagagagagagagaaagaaaaccaaggccaGTAGATGCAGCTGAGGTGCAACAGAAAATGCAAAGAGAAAAATGCATCTTTAGAGCCACAATACATTCTCTTTCCACTGGTTTTGATAACCCATTTAAACTGGATATTGCAACGCACACCGCTTCAGAGGTTAGGTGATACATGTTTAATACTTAAATATGTTTCCAATAGGTTTCCTTTTATCACTGTGCTATCTTCCACAGTGTAACAAAATAAAGAGATCACGGGACTCTTGGTCTTTGCTGCCCTGAGAATGGCCTACTGGCAATATCCTACAGTTGTTACTCagattttttacaaaaacacaggCAGTTCTGTAAGGCATtccacaattatttttaaaaatatatagtatattcTATTTAAGGCTAATCTGATAAGAGCCATTGCAGGAAAGTGCTCCAAATGTAAAACGATACATTCAGGAATTCAGGGACATTATCCCCTgtacaataattaaaagaaacaaaggCACTTGAACTGGCTTCATTCAATACTTGGTGCAATCATATTTAAACCTCTAAACTACTTTATGAGCCTTAATGTTTTACACGATCcaagtaaatgaaaataaaatattttaaataaatacatttcatatgcAGAAAATAagtataaatgtttttaaagcaaaaagaaaacaatcttgTGAACACAGAGCACTTAACTGGAATCTACAATGTGATTCTCTACCTCCCTGTGTTCATTATAAACAAGAATGTTTCTCATAAAATATGTGCAAGCTCTTAATATTGCATTAATTCCTCAACACTTAACACTTTTCTTAATTACTATACAAATAGATGCacttatgaatatatatttcactTGTTATGTTaggaaaaactacaaaaaaagtAGTTGCAATTCTGAAATGAtttcacatttaataaaatatgtactgATGAATGCCGAAGCAAGTCATTATTAATTGTTACTGCATTCTGTAACTCTGCTCAAACTTGTCCTtaagaaaaatatttgtaattaacCATAACATAAATTGTTGTTATACTGATCTCTAAAGTAAATACATTGCTACCTCCACACTCTTAATATTATACTCAACAAATGCATAAATCACCTATCAAATCAATGACCAAATACATACATGTGCATAGAGTGCAGCTGAATTGCAAAGTCTAGGCAAGTAAGGAAGGTAGGGTTAAAGCAACCAATGTCACTTGATGATGAATGCACCAGGAACTTGCTATCAGCTGATACAGCTATGTATCAATGGTGCATTTTTGCTTTTTTGAGAACttgctttgttttatattgcacacacacaacaaaatgtttatatatagagAAAGATATATGAAAGAGTTTACTGTTGTTAATCTGGGCAGTAAGAAAATGGCACACTAAACAGGGAGTTCCCTTGATTTTCCTTTTATGACTGAGTGTCCAAATTGCATTTTATAGCATAAATCAGAGACCGAAAGAGTGCCAAGCCATCTGTTGAAGCAGTTACCATTGCTGAGGTGTGCCCATTAAACAAccaagaaactgaaaacaaatctcATAGAAGTCTGGATTAAATTACTCACACTTAAAATCCACTCTGCATTTGAAGGCTGTATGGGAGCGTTTCAAAATATTTGGAGAACCGTTTGAAAAACACATACGAGTGTAAACATACTTTATGGTTAGAAAATGTCTAAATATAACCAAGTCTAGTTGTTGTTTAATGAAAGCCAATGCTGATTTAATCCTAGAAAAAATATGGAAAACTATTTTAAAGTATTCAGATTGTAACCACACAAtataataattgtgtttgttgACATGCACAAGAGAATATGAAAATAACACTTATTCTTATAAACTTAAAAGAGCCATGTTCATTTTCCAACTGCATTTCCAAACATTACCACTAGCATCTTTAAAGCCCTAGTAATTCATCACAATTGATTCAAAAGGGTGTTGTGTTACCTGGCTCCCTTTAGCAGAATTAAACCAGTATATTTCAAACTATCGAAGTAGCAGCTTCTATTCACTCTGgtaaattcaatatttaacaAAGGATATGTGCTAATTGCAGCATACAATGAAAATATTGGTCTATGATGATCCAAGCACGCCGAGTACCTGCAGACTTGTCTTTCTTTGAATGTCCTACTAAACCCATTAAAGTTCATAATTTTCTGGTACACAGATTTATTTCCCTGATAGTCAATGTGAACTCGGGCAGAGCAGCAGCATGTTCTTTCATCTGGTTTAAAAACTGACAAAATGAGGCCCTTGCTTTGGTTTAAAATAACAATGGCTGCTGTTctccatattaaaaaatattattcatttttgagaaatcaaagaaatgtTGCTTCTACTGAAGATAGGGAAATGCTGTGGCAGTGTGTTCCACTGAGAGCTCTTTACCATTTACCTTTTGAAACACCATCACTATGCCTGTATTTAAATCTTTGgctaattaaagaaaaaagaaggcCTCCACACCTGAGGTTCGATTCCTGCCTTCTTGGCAGAGAATGAAGGTCTTGGGGCTTGGACACCAGGTCTTGGTGATAAAGGAGATGCCGGAGACATTATACGAGCCACTTCCGGCTCTGGAGGAGCTCCATGACTTGATCTGAAATCCACAGATCCAACTCCATTCAGTGGTCTGGACAGTACCTGCGGAGAGAGGGCTTTGGTTGCTCTAAAGGGTGCCGGGCAGTTGAAGAGTGGAGAAGGGGAAGGTGGAGACATAGGCAGAGATGTCTGCCTTGAGTAGGCCTTATCTGGAACCATGGGTTTAGGAGGCGGTGCTGCCTTGGGTAAAGATCGCATGGGGTCTTTGGTTGGGTTAAAAATAAACAGGGACGAGTTCAGCTGATAGGGCTGATGCTTCGCAATATCCATCTCTTTCTTGGTGCAGCCATTCTCCATAACAGAACTTTCCTCATTTCTATAACCAGAGGCAGGTATGGCTTTGGATGTCCTTGAAGGTTGCACACCGACATTAGAAGAACTGGCAATGGCTTTAATGCGGCCTGGCATATTTGATGGAAATGTCCAAGAGGGGGGAAGAGACATAGTTGGGGAGGGGCACCTGCCTACCGCAGATGGGGCTTCTACTACATACTTCTCCATCCTAGACTGGCGTTTCGCAAACAGCTCTGCTCCCTTCCCTGCTACATTTGTCAGGCCTTGGGCTGGTTTGGATTCAGCCCTAACCCTGACTCCAGAGCTCTTCAAGCATGTAGACCATTCAGGCACTTTAGTTTCCTCTGAATTTGCTTTGGTTTGAAAGTTAGAAGCCTCTGCTCCAAGAGCTAAGAGTTCCTCATCATGTGTGTGCTCGCCTGGTGGTTTCTGCTTCTTTTTCTCATCCACTCCTTGTACCAAGGACAGAAGCTCTGGATTTGGGGCAACTTTGGGCTTCTCTTGAAATGTGAACATGGACTTTCTGGCAGCCCGGCGTGCCTTGCCTTCATCCAGAATGCCTGTTTTGAAGTGCACTTGCTGCTTGCTCTCGTTACTGTACTGTGGAACATATGTGTGTCTGGTGTCTGCATTCGCTGTGCACTGAGGCACGTATGGTGAAGGCGAGATGACCCGCGACACTGGAGGAGGATTTGAAAAGGCTGGCTGAGGAGGTGCTGAAAAGGAAGGCGGTGAGGGAAGGTCCATCACTGGACTTCTGGCTTCCGGTGAGCAGACCATGGCGGGTGACCCAAATGGCCTTGCCGTTCGGTTTATGATTGCAGGAGGTTGTTTAGACAGAGGGAAGGTGACTTCTACACTATTATGGGTGCTTGAACATCCATTTTCTCCTGCTTTGGTTATGGAGGCATTGCACAGCCCATTGACTTCCGCTACCACCATGACATCAGCTGGCTTGTCGGCACTGTTATTAAAAATCTCATTTGGAGGCTCGCCTTTGTTTGAGGTTGAATCCTCAGGAAAGAACTCTCCTGCCAGTTCTTCATCTATCTCATCCTCAGGCAGGAACTCTGAAGTTTTCAAACTGGTAACTACATTATCCACTTCCTGGATATTCTCAACTTGCTCCTCCATAATGTTATTCCCTGTATGCTTTCTTTGTCCTGAACACCAGCTGAACTTTGAGTTGTTATCACTGCAGTTTAGTTCTAGGTTCTTGCTTTCAGTGCACTTTTCTTCCCATGTTACAGTGTTTTGGCCAACAGGTCCTTGTTGCTCTTTCCCCAGTGACTCCTGCTGGATGCCTTTTCCAAAGCTGACAAGAGTGAAGGCATTCACCCGTTGCTTACGCCTGTTAAAAAGCTGCACTCCCCTGGAGTTGGTGTTGGTGGGAACAGTCAGCTGGGCAGCTATGATCTGGCTTCGATCTCTTGCTTCTTTTAGCTCTTTCTCAGATAAGCTGGCACTTCTGGAAAGATCTGCAATTttaagaaagacagagagagaacagtCAGTATTAATAAAGAACAAGGAAGATGTCAATAACAAAGTGTCATGAATCAGCTAGAgacaatattttgaaatatgaatgtaaaaaaaaaatctatttagaaaatgaaatgttaatggtACCAttaacacttttaaagaaaaacaacaaccaaggcTGCTTGGTAACTAGCCAACTCTTAAATGCAACTGAGAAGTATCAATAAGTACATTCCTACTATTTAATTTGACTCTTTAACACTATTAATCATACTTGACTCGGAGTTAAATGTACATTGAGGATGGTAATTCTATTAAATTCAAGTTATTCATTGCTTTCTTTGCAGACATggaattattcattatttttaactatgCTGAGCATGTAGGGACAGGAAAATTGAGACGGGGCATTACTTCTGGCTGGCAAGGTTCAGACACCCAAACTCAAATCCAAAAAGGGAGGCAGCTCCTGGAATAGAGACCCATCTCTGTCTGTGTCGTGTAACAAGTTTGCAATGGTAAACAGCCTGGTCTGCCAAACCATGAGGCTCAGCAGAAATAAGGGTTTGAGTCCTACCACTTGCACAAATTAGAAGTTAGAAACGTGATTGTTCAGAGAAACAATTTCCATTCAGTGGAGAAAGCAACCACCGCATCCCCCACAGTTCTGGATACCGCTCTTCTGTGTGTGTTCACTTCAAAGAAAATGTTGATGCTATTGCTAACCCAATCATATCTTCAAAGCTTAAAACAAACTCCACGATGGCGGCATATTACTTTCAATGAGCCGTTTCTACATGCACCTGGGAGTGCTGGGTCATGTACCTTTCTTTCAGGAACTGTATATTAAAGAATCCAATCTAATTGCAAGTCTGGTTTTGAGAAATGTTGGTGTGCAAGGTTAATGGAGCTCAATGTAGTACACATTCCTCTGACTTCTTCTGGTTTCTTGGAAGTAAAAACAGTCCCATAAAAGGGAAAATAAGTTTGGAAAAACAACAATCGAAAAAAATATAACGTCCGATAAGCCATCTTGGCAGAGAATACAGGTTGTTATGTTGAAGCAATTCCtgacaaataatattaaaaatgaaacaaaaccatgAGAAAAAAACACTCCTTACAACCTTTGTAccttttttagtttattttcggTTCATTcatgcatttgtattgtatacAAGCTTTTCTGAAGGCCAAGATTAGTCTTTCCCAGGGATtaataagtaaatatatatagtagaattatgtaaatgaaaatatacagaaatatatttttaaaagataactatgatttaacacatttttctttgtcCATAGTAATTTGTAACCTTTGGTCAAAACCTTGCTTTGaacttgaatgaaaatgtatttattttgcaacgTGACCACAGAATCGAAATAGTTCATGCTTCTGGGGGTATTTATGCATGTGTTTATTTACAAAATCTGGTCCATCAATTACACAAAATGGCATCAGTTTCTTTTTGGCCCGTCCTCTCAGTCTTATCCGTGCCGTTATTTTCTTAACCGTCTGAAGCAATCCATCTCAGGGCATTCCTGGACTGCCAAGAATACTCTTTGCTTGAAATCCTAGCATTCCTTAGGACTCCAGCCATCTCTGTGCCACACACAAGCACTCATACACACCCTCACAATCTGGGCAAGGTATATGATAAGCTAGAAATAGTTTTGATGAAATATAATTACTATAATGAAATCTGAGATATAACAACAGGTAAATCAACTCCATGTGATTAATTATTAGCTACCGAAATCTAAATTATATTTCTCAAATGGCAAAGAGGCACGGGACTTAGAAATTGTGTAAACTCTGTGGAGCTTTTAAAAGCTAAGTCATGTCACAAAGACACATTATGGAGATCGTTTCAAGTGATATTCCCAATTCAGTGtcatatgtttaattaaaatttaatttactGTGGATGGTTTCTGTCATTATTGGCTTTCTTTTCCATTACATCGCACAGTTGAGGAAATGTGAAGCATCTGGCCCCAAAATACAATTCCTAGCATGTCTAAGACTTACAATCaagtcaaacaaacaaacaaacaagatacAATCTATATACTCGTGGAGATGAATGACAGATGAAAAGGAAAGCACTTTCCATTGATAGTAGCAGAACATGTTCAATAATTTATCCTGCCTTCCTGAAAGGAAAATGCAGCTATTTGAACAGCagtttcaaagttataccaaaGGTTGTGGTATATATCTTAGTGTTGTTTATGCAGTTAATGTACCTGTGAAAAGTGTGCGATTAGCTACAGGTGCTTGACTGTAAGAGTCTTAATAAACTATGGCATATTCTCATAATTACCAGGAGAACCCCAAAATGCTACAATATCTACCACAACCTGTGCTGTAACTTTAAAACTGCTGTTCACATAGCTGCACTTTCCGTTCAGGGTATTATGGGAAGTCAACTATACTAGTCAAATGTCAAAAAAGCCACACAATTGTCTTATTTTCCTGTCTTTTGCCCACCCACCAATTCTAACAGATGTTCGTACTGGCTAAACCCACTCGATATTCTTTAAATGATAAGGAAATCTGAGCAACTAATGAACAGTTTCTGAAAATAAGCAGTGTGCAGGCTGTGGGCTCATTTCCTTAACCACCTTGACTCACCTCGGAGACGAGTCTGGAATGTTTAGTTAAACACCATTGGAAACAGACGCTGCTTTTATCtccagaagattttttttttttttttaagcagagaATATCTGGACAAAATATGCACAACACCACAGAAAAATCTCCCCCTTCTCTTCAGTTAAGTAAAATACATAGGTTCACATTTTTGTGGAAGAGGTTTGGATCTCCACACCAAATAATGCTTGCCGTTCTAACCGAATAAACAGAACGATTTCAAAACCCAAACCTAGAATGAAAGCTGAAGGTAACACAAGTCCATACTGGCATATTAGGTTTGTTTATGCATCGATTCAACCATTTGCAATCCAATTCCAggaattctgtatttttttatttgcagtgaCAGCGTATCTGTTTGAATTTATCCCTGTCTGACTGTAAAACTTCCTTCAGGCCTCCAGTCAAAACACAGACCTAGCTCTGTGTTTGAAATGCACCTGCTGAGCTTTACCCTcctccatttaaaaaacaacaactgtgacAAGCTCCACGGGAGGAAGGCTATCTGATGCTTGTCTGACCTAGTCTGAGTGGTGCAACTCTGGCATCCTCAACCCTTCAGAAAATGCATTGTGAATGTCTGAAATGTCAAGCCTCAGGAAATTACAGCCCGAGCTTGTGTTCTCACTGCCAGTGCAACAATGCCAGGACGGATGCCAATCAACGCAATATAGGATACTGAGATAAGAGAAAAATTATGGAACTAAATTGTATAGCTACACTCCCAATATTAATCACAGACTCtaagtaaaacaaatacattaaaacagcaATAATGTCACAGGCAACATTTAAGTATTTTTAGCCTCTTATTGAACTGGCACctcttatacatacatacaaatgtaaacagTTTTTTCACACTTCCACCACTCAAACAGACCATGTTAAGGGTCCTGTGGGAAAACTCCACTCTATAGTTAGAAAAATCCAGCTTAATAGATCAATTACTCTCCCTAATAACTCAACACTGGAGAACACCGATATAAATTTAAGAAATAATATCATCAGGAAAAATGTAAGTAGGAAAGACAGGCTGAGCAATTAGCGCAAGTTCAAAGCCGAGGTCCTTTAAAGCTGTCCAAATGAAGTATTGGTAGCCTTCTGCCAACACTAAACAAGTCTCTAGGACTTTCATTTGTGTCCGAATGGTTTCACAGCaagtaaaaacaaaaggaaCATTCTTCGCACAATGGGTAATGTTCCGTCCTTCCTTTAtgatcagaaaacaaaacaaaccggcTAATTTATGATAACACGACTGTGCAGTAGATAACACACAGTTCCTTACTAACTCAGGGGTGTTGTCTTTAGGTGTCTGAACAAGAGGGATAGCTTCTCTATAAACACAAATAGAAGAAAACACAGGATGTGTGGTTAACTTTATAGGAATCTCGTAAGTCTGATTTCATGTCTTACTCATTCGTTCTTAACCACTTCCAGGGTTGCTAATACTTAAAACAATGGCTCTATTGGTCACCTTACGGGATAAAAACGAACACAGTGAAATTCAATGGACAAGGCTAAATGTTATTTATGGGATAAAACAATTGCATgtgtcaaatgtatttaaattagaaaCATCTTTCTTTCAGTAAATCTGTGACACATTATACGAGCTTGTACAAAACTAACAATTTGCACAGAGAAAAGAACAGTGTCAATTTATAGTATACACATATACTAATATTCTCTTAAGCTGTATAGTGTTCTTAaatattttgtagtttttccaGGAACATGTAACACATAAAATGAACAATTCAGTTGTAGAGTTAAGGATCGTTTAACCTCAAGCTATGCAATTTATCAACTGTGATATTGACGTAAGTGCCTTGTTAACTTACAGTTCCATAACCTTCTTTATGGCTTgttacaacaacaaacacatcaGACCCTTATAACCATGCTTCCCCAGGCAAATGATTAATTTCATAATATTTTCAGCTTATGAAGGTCTGGCTTAGTAGAACAAAGTCCTACTCTTTCTGTAACATCTTGTGTCAAAATGAAAGTATAGTGTTATTTATGGAAcaatttgataaaaaaaaacaccaagacatttgaaatgttttgttaaatggctaaactacattttatttcttaacTGTTCAGCGAGGACAACTTGTTGAACCTTTTGCCGTTTTAGGTGCTGgacataataataaagtaaagaaaaaaatgttcatggatacattcattttatttaatttcaagcGTCAAAAGGGTTCACGTAATGTAAGCATTAAACATGATTTCTGTAggtattaaacattttaaaacaatgtttcaaCTCGTTACTAACATAGCAACCAGCAGACTTGTTCTTGCAAAATCACCATCCCTAGTATTTAGATTTTAAGTCTGACCCATTAGAACAGTTACAGATTTGTGTTCACTAAATACTACATCAGCTTTTAATATCCCTCTGGGGATTTATTCTGctacaaaatcaaaatcaaactcATACCGTTAATGAGATTATACTGATGCCCTAATGCAAACTTTCCTTTCTTTAGTTCTTAAAGCCATTTTGCTTCAAACTATAATAAGTGTCAGGAACTTATCAACAGCTACACTTTATACTGGAAAATTCCCTTTACCAATTCAAAACTAAGCctttatacaatgttttatacaATGTGATTAAGTGATTTCAGTGTATTGCTATTTAATAAACTTAACaataaagtaaaagtaaattatgcattattaaaacCTAGCACAAATCCCCACACACAAGTCTTATGTAACACTATTTGACCTCTGAAATCTCCATTGTTCTTGGACTTATCAGATATATTCTAGCTTGAACAGATCTATGAAAGGAACTCTGCTCCCTCATAAACACGGGTGTGATACTCTGTTATGTTATGAAACACATGTCTGAAATAACACTTCAGACAGCTGAGAGGGTTGTATAAACAGAATATCCATTTCCATTTCTTGGTTTAATTGCTTCTCTGCTTTCACAAAGTGGTTGGAACTATTTGGGACACTGTGGCAAAGCGGGAATGCTAGTCACTGCACTGAGAAAGCTTTTGAAATAATGAATTGGGCCCACTCTCATTCAACAGACAAACTAACAAACTATGGAGTGaattgaataataaataataaattaattaaatttaaatggatgttttttcttgtgatgtaatattttaatttctatCGCACAGCAATTATTTCATTCTAATTTTTTCATTCTCATATCATGCTTATTTGTTGGCAGAGCTAACTTGCCAAACAAAGGCAATCAAAAACACCTTGAAGGGTGCAGCAGAAACCACACTGACTTCATCATGCACCAGAAAACAACTGCAGTGCCTAACTATATATTCCTAAGACGTCAACTTAAAGCATGTTTAGTTTTGgaaataattatacaaaagaaaataaaagtgtttGGCCTGTTAGCTATTTAGGATGATGTCAGGAAAAAAACTAATTCAATGTCATGCTCGGGTTATTAACTTTATTGACCAAGGTGACCTGTGCTCTGAGATTATATGATAGAAATATGCATTAGGAGGCTCAGTGCTTCCCCCCCAGATTTCCCAGAATGGAGTTAATCAGACAGCGTGTGAATCCAGCCATTCTAATTGGTGTGGTCACTGATCATTCAGATATTAACCTTCAAAgcctttgcaaatgtatttcttGCTTCCTGTAGATAGCATCATCCCCACAGGATGCATGATGACTGGCCTGGTTACATAATGCGCTCATGCTGTGTGCACATGCTTGGAGTCCAAACGCACTCAGGTTAATTTTAGAGATGGTGGTCTGCACATGACGTACACTAGTGACTGTCCTATTTGAGCAGCGAAGGAGAGCATCGTTTAgacatacaaaagtaaatagtttCATCAAACGGGCTActctcactccttgatcctttAGTCTGGGGAGTAATGCAAACTAGTTGCCAACACTATATACTATTGGTAACTCCTGAATCTTAGGTTTTGTGTTAGTTTGTGGTGTTGCTGTCCTGTTTGTAGTTTAGATATTTTACTTATATCTGAGAAACTCAGACAATAATATATTGGTAAAGTACCAGTAAAGTTT
This is a stretch of genomic DNA from Amia ocellicauda isolate fAmiCal2 chromosome 11, fAmiCal2.hap1, whole genome shotgun sequence. It encodes these proteins:
- the synpo gene encoding synaptopodin, with the protein product MFKMELHPDSVGGSSSPAEETSDDNAKSDLPLPSCGLPGDVESPALEEGLNDAKRNPVQPQNRTWSPTVSEGEQDRKVHRPVRRGMSWTAPKSTAAGWSKNTSQGEQTPLVVSELPWKDGSSGQNSTGDGGSQEPEWKLVQAKPVVVARANKQGRKTNLSRSASLSEKELKEARDRSQIIAAQLTVPTNTNSRGVQLFNRRKQRVNAFTLVSFGKGIQQESLGKEQQGPVGQNTVTWEEKCTESKNLELNCSDNNSKFSWCSGQRKHTGNNIMEEQVENIQEVDNVVTSLKTSEFLPEDEIDEELAGEFFPEDSTSNKGEPPNEIFNNSADKPADVMVVAEVNGLCNASITKAGENGCSSTHNSVEVTFPLSKQPPAIINRTARPFGSPAMVCSPEARSPVMDLPSPPSFSAPPQPAFSNPPPVSRVISPSPYVPQCTANADTRHTYVPQYSNESKQQVHFKTGILDEGKARRAARKSMFTFQEKPKVAPNPELLSLVQGVDEKKKQKPPGEHTHDEELLALGAEASNFQTKANSEETKVPEWSTCLKSSGVRVRAESKPAQGLTNVAGKGAELFAKRQSRMEKYVVEAPSAVGRCPSPTMSLPPSWTFPSNMPGRIKAIASSSNVGVQPSRTSKAIPASGYRNEESSVMENGCTKKEMDIAKHQPYQLNSSLFIFNPTKDPMRSLPKAAPPPKPMVPDKAYSRQTSLPMSPPSPSPLFNCPAPFRATKALSPQVLSRPLNGVGSVDFRSSHGAPPEPEVARIMSPASPLSPRPGVQAPRPSFSAKKAGIEPQIRRDSLPIATTWTPTQPRRFSTPEGPINVVKAHSAMEVQMTTRSPYPSAGSSPLSPPWEGKCQSPTSQDIKTNHRLLAKNIINAARRKNSPSPGGLNVRGSSVSPVSSYITHGHQPLSPSSFQCRALANQSPTFMSPPPTPTRMIRSPVRLYTTRSLTDSDASIESEDSGLRSPSSGTKSPSIRSHNTCPRGWNGSLRIKRGSIPADL